A genome region from Populus alba chromosome 3, ASM523922v2, whole genome shotgun sequence includes the following:
- the LOC118062949 gene encoding cationic amino acid transporter 6, chloroplastic has protein sequence MATIRSTPTNVSFSNYLQSLSQTPHRLRKRMLATWTPDQELNQVRLRSGADMMRKLKWYDLIALGIGGMLGVGVFVTTGLVAHEISGPSVFISYIIAGISALLSSLCYTEFSVQIPVAGGAFSYLRVTFGEFVGYFAGANILMEYVLSNAAVARTFTEYLCHAVGKNPNSWRFEVDGLVEGYNKLDFPAVALILLLTLCLCHSTKESSVLNLVMTVFHLIFFGFIIIAGFYKGSAKNLVEPGGLAPFGVKGILDGAAKVYFSYIGYDSVSTMAEEIRNPAKSLPVGIAGSVLIVTGLYCLVALSLCFLVPYNMIDKDASFSVAFQKIGWKWAGNVVGAGASLGIVASLLVAMLGQARYLCVIARARLVPSWLAKVNPSTGTPLNATLFLGLCTASIALFTELRIIVDIISISTLLVFYLVANALIYRRYVIVSHNPPSQTLLFLFLLSSCSIGFSMSWKLEEQWWVLPVFGGFMVTITAFFQYMVPSICQANEEWSVPFMPWPAVASIFLNVFLVTSLKIPSFQRFGIWACLITLFYVLYGVHSTYRAEEMEVGVGEVSHPSIQQSKLDIQLL, from the exons ATGGCAACCATTCGATCCACACCCACAAACGTTTCCTTCTCCAACTACCTCCAGTCCCTCTCCCAAACCCCTCACAGGCTTAGAAAAAGAATGCTAGCTACTTGGACTCCTGACCAGGAACTTAACCAGGTTAGGCTAAGGTCTGGTGCAGATATGATGAGGAAACTCAAGTGGTACGACCTGATAGCTCTTGGAATAGGAGGGATGCTTGGCGTTGGAGTTTTTGTTACCACTGGCCTTGTGGCCCATGAAATCTCTGGCCCTTCAGTTTTTATCTCTTATATCATTGCTGGAATATcagctcttctttcttctttatgttACACTGAATTCTCTGTTCAGATTCCTGTTGCCGGGGGTGCCTTCAGCTACCTAAGGGTGACTTTTG GAGAGTTTGTAGGTTATTTTGCCGGGGCAAACATTCTGATGGAATATGTATTGTCGAATGCTGCGGTTGCAAGAACTTTCACGGAATATCTATGCCATGCTGTGGGAAAGAACCCAAACTCATGGAGATTTGAAGTGGATGGACTAGTGGAGGGTTACAATAAGTTGGATTTTCCAGCTGTGGCTCTTATTCTTCTCCTTACTCTCTGTCTGTGCCATAG TACAAAGGAAAGCTCAGTATTGAACCTTGTTATGACGGTctttcatttgattttctttggatTCATTATAATTGCCGGTTTCTATAAAGGGAGCGCCAAGAACTTGGTTGAGCCCGGAGGGCTTGCTCCTTTTGGTGTCAAGGGTATTCTTGATGGAGCAGCTAAGGTTTATTTCAGCTATATTGGCTATGACTCGGTTTCAACCATGGCAGAAGAGATCCGAAACCCTGCAAAAAGCCTTCCAGTGGGCATAGCAGGTTCTGTTCTCATAGTCACCGGGCTATATTGCCTCGTGGCCTTATCTTTATGTTTTCTGGTCCCTTACAATATG ATAGATAAAGATGCATCATTTTCTGTCGCTTTCCAAAAGATCGGTTGGAAGTGGGCGGGCAATGTGGTTGGGGCCGGAGCAAGCTTGGGAATTGTTGCTTCTCTCCTGGTTGCCATGTTAGGCCAAGCTAGATACCTTTGTGTTATTGCAAGGGCCCGGCTTGTGCCTTCTTGGTTGGCCAAGGTGAATCCCTCCACAGGCACCCCTTTGAATGCTACTCTCTTCTTGG GTCTTTGCACAGCTTCAATTGCACTCTTTACCGAGCTCCGCATAATTGTTGATATAATTTCCATCAGCACACTCTTGGTGTTCTACTTGGTGGCAAATGCTCTCATCTATCGTCGATATGTTATCGTTAGCCACAACCCTCCTTCACAAACCCTCTTGttcctcttcctcctctcttcttgttcaattGGCTTCTCTATGTCTTGGAAACTTGAAGAGCAGTGGTGGGTTTTACCAGTATTTGGTGGATTCATGGTTACGATCACAGCCTTCTTTCAATACATGGTACCTTCCATTTGCCAAGCTAATGAAGAGTGGTCAGTGCCATTCATGCCATGGCCGGCTGTAGCATCAATATTCCTTAATGTCTTCCTCGTGACATCACTAAAGATTCCGTCCTTCCAAAGGTTTGGTATATGGGCATGTTTGATAACATTGTTTTATGTTCTATACGGTGTTCACTCAACTTATCGAGCAGAAGAGATGGAAGTGGGTGTTGGTGAAGTCTCACACCCATCAATCCAACAAAGCAAGCTAGACATTCAGCTGctatga